A section of the Phaseolus vulgaris cultivar G19833 chromosome 8, P. vulgaris v2.0, whole genome shotgun sequence genome encodes:
- the LOC137824959 gene encoding tropomyosin-2-like, giving the protein MGAFLAVALEWRAQAKSKVVKARALQSLRQEVAALKEEKENLCPSWACQKEVYKASLRDAQESNAEACKRLTELLKQVTSLQSKIVALEAAMRNSEAQWKLLADQCAARGQSLEKTEGELAENMDKLNLLQTEHDQFQTELNRLQVEKEALEKQLASGDSTIEELEKARRSSLPRGKPKTSPLKIWSELRESSLTTWLIFLQRDSRRP; this is encoded by the coding sequence ATGGGTGCCTTCTTGGCCGTGGCCCTTGAGTGGCGTGCCCAAGCTAAGTCCAAAGTTGTCAAGGCACGTGCGCTTCAATCCCTCCGACAGGAAGTGGCTGCCCTGAAGGAAGAGAAAGAGAACTTGTGCCCCAGCTGGGCGTGCCAGAAAGAGGTCTACAAAGCCTCTTTGAGAGATGCCCAAGAGTCCAACGCTGAAGCCTGCAAACGGCTCACTGAGCTCCTTAAGCAGGTAACCTCTCTTCAGTCTAAGATCGTCGCCCTTGAAGCGGCGATGCGAAACTCCGAGGCACAATGGAAACTACTTGCTGATCAATGTGCTGCCCGGGGGCAATCGCTGGAGAAGACCGAGGGGGAGCTAGCTGAGAATATGGACAAGCTCAACCTTCTTCAAACCGAGCATGATCAGTTTCAGACTGAACTGAACAGGCTTCAAGTGGAGAAGGAAGCTCTTGAGAAGCAGCTAGCCTCTGGCGACTCCACGATTGAAGAGCTGGAGAAGGCAAGAAGGAGCTCATTGCCGAGAGGGAAGCCCAAGACTTCACCATTGAAAATCTGGAGCGAGCTAAGGGAAAGCTCATTGACAACATGGCTGATATTTTTGCAGAGGGATTCAAGGAGGCCTTAG
- the LOC137824958 gene encoding uncharacterized protein — MIIVNLNIRGLGGGTKVRYMRQIIGSEDADFVCLQETKAKDLSDARCFSLWGVNSVGWIHNQGDKGSGSLLSLWHKDSFSYEHHLMGKGFIAVFGQHIKSSSRCAVVNVYSPCNLSGKKALWEELSKVKEVSQGSVWCLCGDFNAVRSRSERKGVRSRVEQSSEIRGFNSFIESFSLIELPLVGKTFTWFKPDGTAKSRIDRVFVTEEWLQIWPMSKQYVLRREVSDHCALVVKSVEKDWGPKPFRSVDAWFFDKGFLKMVKARWQSYTAQGNAFIVFKEKLKCLKSDLKTWNKEVFSNLDNTKRRILQDLEDLDNQDCNGDLGEKGRLKRMELVSCLAENDKRIESLISQKARANWFKNGDSCTRFFHSSLRWRRLKNEVKGVEVGSQWCEEPSTVRTEANKLFESRFCATKDLGVRLDGVEFQSLSTMENETLVAMFSEEEIKEAV, encoded by the coding sequence ATGATTATAGTTAATCTAAACATAAGAGGGTTGGGGGGAGGAACCAAGGTTAGGTATATGAGGCAGATTATAGGAAGTGAGGATGCTGATTTTGTGTGCTTGCAAGAAACAAAAGCTAAAGATTTATCAGATGCCAGATGTTTTTCTCTGTGGGGTGTCAATTCAGTTGGTTGGATTCATAATCAAGGGGATAAAGGGAGTGGAAGTTTGCTGTCTCTGTGGCACAAAGACTCTTTTTCCTATGAACATCACCTGATGGGCAAAGGCTTTATTGCAGTTTTTGGTCAGCATATTAAATCTTCTTCTAGGTGTGCGGTGGTTAATGTTTACTCTCCCTGTAATCTGAGCGGTAAGAAGGCTCTGTGGGAGGAGCTCTCTAAGGTGAAAGAGGTCTCCCAAGGATCTGTATGGTGCTTATGTGGTGACTTTAATGCTGTTAGAAGTAGAAGTGAAAGGAAAGGAGTCAGGAGCAGGGTCGAACAATCAAGTGAGATCAGGGGCTTCAATAGTTTCATTGAATCTTTTTCCCTCATAGAGTTACCTTTGGTTGGTAAGACTTTTACGTGGTTCAAACCCGATGGAACGGCCAAAAGCAGAATTGATAGAGTCTTTGTTACTGAAGAATGGTTACAAATATGGCCGATGAGCAAACAATACGTTCTAAGAAGGGAAGTGTCTGATCACTGTGCACTGGTGGTGAAATCCGTGGAGAAGGACTGGGGTCCCAAACCGTTCAGATCTGTTGATGCTTGGTTCTTTGATAAAGGTTTTCTCAAGATGGTGAAAGCTCGATGGCAGTCTTATACAGCGCAGGGGAATGCTTTCAtagtttttaaagaaaaactgaAATGTCTCAAGTCTGACCTGAAGACATGGAATAAGGAGGTATTCAGTAACCTTGATAATACCAAGCGAAGGATTCTACAggatttggaggatcttgataACCAAGATTGTAATGGGGACTTGGGGGAAAAAGGTAGGCTGAAAAGAATGGAGTTAGTAAGCTGCCTCGCAGAGAATGACAAGAGAATCGAGTCCCTCATAAGTCAGAAGGCTAGAGCAAACTGGTTTAAGAATGGAGACTCTTGCACTAGATTTTTCCATTCGTCTCTGAGGTGGAGGAGGTTGAAGAACGAAGTGAAAGGTGTTGAGGTAGGGAGccaatggtgtgaggaaccgTCCACAGTGCGAACAGAGGCCAATAAGTTGTTTGAATCTAGATTTTGTGCTACGAAGGATCTAGGGGTAAGGTTGGATGGTGTTGAGTTTCAGTCATTATCAACTATGGAGAACGAGACCCTTGTAGCCATGTTCTCTGAGGAGGAGATAAAGGAGGCAGTGTGA
- the LOC137824292 gene encoding uncharacterized protein, with the protein MESPPSNHHAVDGDANDLIPFSHRDDEEDKPQPLTGDGASPGKIFIGGLARETTIAQFIKHFGKYGEITDSVIMKDRKTGQPRGFGFITYADPSVVDIVIEDTHIINGKQVEIKRTIPRGAVGSNSKDFRTKKIFVGGIPSTVSEDEFRDFFTRYGEVKDHQIMRDHSTNRSRGFGFITYDSEEAVDDLLAVGNKIEFSGAQVEIKKAEPKKPNPPAPSSKRYNDARSSYGGGYGDAYDGFGGNFGMGGGYRSGGAYGGRGSAYGGFGSEFGGYGRYAGAMGPYRGDPSLGYAGRYGGGFGRGYDLGGYGGANEGYGAYSGGGGSSGNAYGSSYDASLAGGYGGASGGSFYGTRGGYGGAGTARYHPYGR; encoded by the exons ATGGAGTCACCACCCAGTAATCACCACGCCGTCGACGGCGATGCCAACGACCTTATACCCTTCTCCCACCGCGATGACGAAGAAGACAAGCCCCAACCCCTCACCGGCGACGGTGCCAGTCCCGG AAAGATTTTTATAGGCGGTTTAGCGAGAGAAACCACTATTG CACAATTCATCAAGCACTTTGGTAAATACGGTGAGATAACGGATTCCGTTATCATGAAGGACCGGAAGACCGGCCAGCCTCGCGGCTTCGGCTTCATAACTTACGCTGATCCCTCTGTGGTGGACATAGTTATTGAGGATACTCACATTATCAACGGCAAACAG GTGGAGATTAAGCGGACGATACCGAGGGGTGCCGTTGGCTCGAACTCGAAGGACTTCCGAACCAAGAAGATTTTTGTTGGTGGAATTCCTTCTACTGTGAGTGAAG ATGAATTTAGAGACTTCTTTACACGCTATGGAGAAGTCAAAGATCACCAGATAATGCGGGATCACTCTACTAATCGTTCACGTGGCTTTGGGTTCATTACCTATGACTCTGAAGAAGCTGTTGATGATCTCTTAGCTGTGGGGAACAAAATTGAGTTTTCTGGAGCTCAG GTGGAAATCAAGAAGGCGGAACCAAAAAAGCCTAATCCACCAGCTCCATCATCCAAGCGCTATAATGATGCCCGGTCTTCATATGGTGGTGGATATGGAGATGCTTATGATGGATTTGGTGGTAATTTTGGTATGGGTGGCGGCTATAGGTCAGGTGGTGCCTATGGTGGTAGGGGAAGTGCTTATGGTGGCTTTGGAAGTGAATTTGGCGGTTAtggaagatatgctggtgccaTGGGGCCTTATAGAGGTGATCCTTCTCTTGGGTATGCTGGTCGATATGGTGGAGGCTTTGGCAGAGGCTATGATCTTGGTGGGTATGGTGGAGCTAATGAGGGTTACGGGGCATatagtggtggtggtggttccTCTGGTAATGCTTATGGAAGCAGCTATGATGCCAGCCTAGCGGGTGGATATGGGGGGGCTAGTGGAGGCTCCTTTTATGGGACTAGAGGGGGATATGGTGGTGCAGGAACTGCTCGATATCATCCTTATGGAAGATAG